The following coding sequences lie in one Lelliottia jeotgali genomic window:
- a CDS encoding Spermidine export protein MdtJ, which translates to MFYWILLALAIIAEITGTLSMKWASVSDGNTGFILMLVMISLSYIFLSFAVKKIALGVAYALWEGIGILLITLFSVMLFDETLSTMKIAGLSTLVAGIVLIKSGTRKAKKQPQEPTHATV; encoded by the coding sequence ATGTTTTACTGGATATTGTTAGCCCTCGCTATTATCGCTGAAATTACTGGAACCTTGTCGATGAAATGGGCAAGCGTCAGCGATGGCAATACTGGCTTTATATTAATGCTGGTAATGATTTCCCTTTCGTATATTTTCCTGTCGTTCGCGGTAAAAAAAATCGCGCTCGGTGTGGCGTATGCGTTGTGGGAGGGGATCGGTATTCTGTTAATCACGCTGTTCAGTGTGATGTTATTTGATGAAACCCTGTCAACAATGAAAATTGCCGGTCTGTCCACGCTGGTTGCGGGTATTGTGCTGATTAAATCGGGCACCCGCAAAGCGAAGAAACAGCCACAGGAGCCAACTCATGCAACAGTTTGA
- a CDS encoding Spermidine export protein MdtI, which translates to MQQFEWVHAAWLALAIVLEIVANVFLKFSDGFRRKIYGLMSIAAVLGAFSALSQAVKGIDLSVAYALWGGFGIAATLAAGWILFGQRLNRKGWIGLVLLLAGMIMIKLA; encoded by the coding sequence ATGCAACAGTTTGAGTGGGTTCATGCGGCCTGGCTGGCGCTGGCGATTGTGCTGGAGATTGTCGCCAACGTTTTCCTTAAATTTTCGGATGGCTTCCGGCGTAAAATCTACGGCCTGATGTCTATCGCCGCCGTGTTGGGCGCGTTCAGTGCGCTTTCTCAGGCGGTGAAAGGGATCGATCTTTCCGTAGCCTACGCACTATGGGGCGGTTTTGGTATCGCGGCGACGCTGGCGGCGGGCTGGATACTGTTCGGTCAACGACTGAATCGCAAAGGCTGGATTGGTTTGGTTCTGCTGCTGGCTGGCATGATCATGATAAAACTGGCCTGA